The Anticarsia gemmatalis isolate Benzon Research Colony breed Stoneville strain chromosome 1, ilAntGemm2 primary, whole genome shotgun sequence sequence tatactttttattctaaGTCATAGTCGAGATGGCATCACAACTATGGACGACACGTGATTATTTCGTTAGCgcacacatacatataattactaTAAGTACTATTTAAAGAATACTGAACTTTGAGCTATGTCAATTGTCTGTCTCTGTGCTCGTATGAGTACTTACTTTTTCATACAACTATCCACACATCTGACTAATAGAAACTGTTGGTCTGTGAGTTCAAACGACGCTCAAAGGAttatttgaaactgttttttcaTTGTTCTTCTCGAACGTTATACTAACTCATTGTTACTTTACCAAAAGCATTTCGCAAAAAGAAATTGTAGTGACCATTGTTTTACACTACTGTTAGGTATTTTGTAAACGTGATCGGCCTCGTGTTTCGAGAAAATCTCATAATTGATGTAATATTATTGCTGTGCCGGTGATTAACATGTTGCGTCTCTTGTTTCCAGAGTTCGCTACGACATGGGGGCGAGGTCCCGGGAGTTAGTACTGCTCCTGGCAGTGTGCGCGCTGGCACTCAGCGAGCCAGTCAACAAGGCAGCCGACAAGAAGGAAGACGCCGACAACTACCTGCTCCAGTACGATGACTTAGACGCTGGAGACGACCAGGAAGTGCTCTACAATGAGAACAGGCCGTGCCCAAGGGACTGCATTTGCACTGTATCCCAAGGATACAGAACAGCTAGGTGCGATCGTCTTGAAATCGGCACACAGAAGTTCGGCGATGACATCACAGACCTCGTGATTGAAAATGCCGATCCCAAGTACCCCATACAGTTAACAGACTTTATCTTCAAGAAACTCGGACTCCACCAGGTGACCACTGTGAAGATTGTCAACAGCACGATCGACTTTATCGGACCTAATGCCTTCCACGGCCTACCTAACTTGTACGCCGTCAATCTGTCCAACGACAAGTTGAAGATCTTACACTCTGAGACATTTGCGCATAACAAGAAGTTGTTACTACTTACTTTGTCAAACAATCCTCTGAAGTTCCCCGCCGCGGATTCTCAGGATTACTTCCTTAATGCTTCCTCTGTGCAAGAACTCGATCTTTCTTACTGTAACATGAAATACATCACGGCTAATACATTCAGTAACATGCCCGGATTGATGTACCTGAACTTAGCTGGCAACAGCCTCTCCAACATGGATCCCGACACCTTCAAGAAGCTGCTCGACCTGGAGGAGCTTGACCTCAGTGATAATGACATCAAGTCTCTACAAGATGATATCTTCTCTGAAAACAATGAACTCGCTACTCTTCATATTTCAAGGAACCCCGTAGATACAGTCTACGGACTCCAGATCTCAGACTTACTGACGCTGAATGCCGGACAAACTAAAATCAGGTTTGTTGGACCTTCCATGTTCAATGGTATGACGTACATTGCAAACCTCAACCTGAGCGGCAACAACATTGAGAAGATCCACAACCAAGCTTTCCACAAACTAGTCGAACTGAACTATCTTGACCTCTCTTACAATGACTTAGACTTCATTTCAAGTATTCTTATTAAAGAGAATATTGAGttagatattttcaaaatctcTAACAACCCGAAATTGAAACACTTGCCCGCTGAAGGATTCCAGTGCTCCGTCGATCAGTTCAACATTTACTTGTTCGACGCTTCTAACTGTGGCCTGCAAGAGATCCATGATGATTCTCTCAAAACTTTCTCAGCTCTATCCGTCGTTAATTTGGCTAATAACGAAATCAAAACGATTGGACCCAAAGTGTTCACTATGTGCCCCAAACTTGTAGAGATCAATCTGTCTTACAATCAGCTGACAACATTGGACGCTAAAGTTTTCGAAAAGAACAACGAATTGGGTAAACTATATCTTCAAGGCAATCCTCTGAAGGTATTAACAGCTGAAGTATTCGTGCACACACCCATGATCACCTATTTGGACATGAGTCACGCCGAACTTACGTCATTATGGAAAGCAGACAAGAACCGCTCAGCGACACTGCTCAGCAATTTGACATTCCTTAATGTTTCACACAACCGTATCACTGAGATCAAACAAACTGAACTCGATCACTTGAATAAGCTCAACACGCTCGACATCAGCAACAACCCTCTTGCGTGCAGCCGCGACTTCGAGAACCTCATGACTTGGTTGAGCAACCGCAAAGTATCACCAAATGCAGGCGGAAGCAGCAGCATTGCTAACCTCGCGTGGGACAAAAAAGACGATGACGTTCAGACGTACAGCTGGGAGTTCCTCACTCGCAAGACTTGCGGAACTGCAATGCCGCATGCAGTGGAGCCGCTGCAAGTGTCCGACGAGGAGATCTGGGAGAGAGTAGACAAGGACGCCGACGGTAACTTCGATCTGAAGAGCATCCTCGATGATGGCAAAATCGCTGACGACACGAAGTTGGACGACTACGCCGATGATGATGACAAAGATGACGCTGATGATGATGGCGATGATGCCTCCCTGGACGACGACGATGACGAGGACGAGGATGACGGCGAGGACTATGACAACGATGACGATGTCAACCTAAGTGTCAAACTTATTGAGAAACCTACCACCGCGGCGAAACCAGCCGTCGTTAACACCACAGAGGATCCTGAGATTAGGAAAGGTGTCAAGATCGACATCCATCTATTAGAAAACGAGGAGAGCAACGAGGAAGATTCGAACAACTTCTACTTGCAAGAGTCCATCGAGGGCGAAGAGCACGGCCGCTACGATTACTTGTGGCCGATCGCGATCGCCATTTTGGGTGTTCTTCTGCTGCTTATCGGCATCGCAAAGATGGTGATGATGGTTTGCCACAAGAGGAGCAAGCAGATCAGATACAACACCATCATCGCCGCCATGAGTCAGCAGAACCGCACGAAGAAGGACTGCGGGCTGGTGTACCAGCAGCTGACGGAGGACCTGGTGAGCCCGGCCACGCCCAAGCTCAACCGCTACACGCCGCTGCACAGCGTCACGGTGAACGCGTCCAACATGTCGTACGAGAGCAGTCCCTTCCACCACAGCAACATTGTGCCAGAGGCGGTGTGAATCGCAGAACAAATCGTACATAATTGTCAGAGTTAAAACTCGATACTAACAACTGCGTTAACTCTTACATAAGCAGTAAGTGATAGTTGTAAGCGCTAGTCACAGCTGAATACATATCTAACAAACATTTCTTAGTACAGTGCCTTCACGATCACTCGAACAATCGCGACCAATGTTTCAATCTAGCGCTTCTTGAATATAAAGTAACAAATGGAAgtcaaattacaacaaattaatttaagattatacatattatatattatacaaattagttgataggtttattttatgtacttaaaattattaaaaattaaacactaagcattgttgtttctttatacctccatttaaataattcaagaaggaaaattttgctataactttacTTAAACGGTAGTAAAGAAGTTTGCTTTCTTGTTTCCtcataagttatttaaatggtaactattaaagtttaattagattggtgtaaataaaaacatgaataaaagCAAAACGATTTATTAACAACTATTATTAGCACCATAACAATccagtatattatatacctaacaaataacaaaatttcgAGCTTATTACGTATTTTATGGCAAGGACCAATTTTCAATATCCTTATTcctaaaaaattgttacaaaaataaattcaattctgtacatacatattctataaaaatagcttcctaaaaaaatattgcaaatatataatttatttttaaaccatggtttatttttttaaataatttaataatatgatgGCAACCTTCtcgataaaaatattagcaACGACCTTCTTAATAGATAACAATAAGTATCAATAGATAACACTTCCTTATTAGTAAATCGACAAGATAAAAGTAGTAAGAATACTTATAAAAGTAGTCAAGTACACTTATAAAGTAGTAAAGTACTTATCAATATACAGTAAGTGAGTCTTCTAGAAGCTTCGATAAATCTTCTTTAGACTGCTCCAGGGGGGTCAGGGCGAGTAGACGTTTCTGTAAtaccataaattatattataatcactTCATAATAaagtagtgtatacgactgttaAACACGAggagttcgattcccagttcgggcaaagtgctattggtctttttctaatatattaggtcgaggaaaaagtattttcgcattatagtatgtatgaacttgtaatataatctctttggcttcaagaatcacaaatgagtacacggttcattaggtttctttcagtgagccaggtacccaaatatcgagcttttttgtgtagagaaaagattttattacaagttcatacattctataatgcgaaaagactttttccccaacctaattatattagattattcacaatagtagtccggagtttggtaacatgcccggtatatggcaacatgctcgccctctattatatgggactaacattgttaatggcgaaacgcgtcTGTATTTCATTCACCTCTGCCTTCATCTGtaggtataacaagcgtgatgttatgcatgtatttatgtaataaattgcgTTAAAAGCATGTCGGTATACAAAGGTTCAGAGAGCAGaagctattataattatattagttattatattctCATCAACAacggttaaataaatataaggaaaAACCGCGAAGAAATACTCCATAGATAAAAAATGGAGTGACTAATGCCATCTATGAGTAACAAACTTAAGCACCTCTTTACCTTAGAAAATATAGTCAATGAAAAGgactattattgtttttagtaacattttcttattattatgaaatggtTCAAGGCTCTGACCCAGTTATATGCTGGGAAAATGCAGTGAAACTTTCCTTTTCAGAGGCTGTGAATACAGACACAACATAAACAAGGGCAGATTCTTTCCTCattatgttttcctttactgttTAAATATGTGGTAATGAGTTTCCCATTCATATTAGACCTTTTTAGGTTTTATTGAACCCTACAACCAGTTGCACTTTTGGTTAGCTGGTCACTCTGCGCCACTTTATCCAAAAGTATAAGTATACTCCAACAACTTAGAAAAGAGCCTTGCACGTAAGGTTCGCGACTGACGATGGTCtacaaaattcataattttgtacATCAGGCTTATGCATCTCACAGTGACCTGTTTCacacagatactttattttggaaataaacagaatgataaattaaaatctgtttaaattgTGCCAGgccctctactaagttgtaggactataATAATGGCATCGACGTCGACGAATGTCTACGTAAGTGGTTAAACCGAGACTTAATTTTCTCTATAATTTAAGAAGAAAAACCTCACGCAAGCTTATACAGATCAGCTGAAATAGCACATATTATGTCAACAAAATTACCTGAGGCAAAGCTCCTTTAACCAAATCGGGGATATCTTCACTAGTATAACCGAGGGTCTTCAATCCGTTCTCAATCTTCATATAATCCATATACTGAAGGATAGTATCGGAGAGTAGTTTCCCAGCATCTGCTTGCTTGACGCCGGTGGTGTTTGCGCCGAGAATACCGGCCGCTTCGATATGTTTGTCTGGATCACTGGGAGCCGTGAAACGGAAGACTGCTGGCGCTGTCATCACTACTGATAGACCGTGGGGAATGATTGGAGCTGAACTGTGGAGCAAAGTTGATGGAACCATTGTAATCTAAGTATTTGAGTGATAATACAAAAGTAGGTAGTTAAAATTTATCTAAtagaaaagcaaaaatatttaaatttagtcATGTAACCTTCTCAATATCTCAACTCTCATCTGGGAATCAAGCCGAGATAgtcaaacaataattattttataaaccttttaGGTAACAAGTCGGGacttattcattatttatctaaaattaatattgttactaaGCCACTGCAACTAATTCTGTATCAAAAACAGTTTACTCGTTAACAAATTTGAGTTACACAGTTATGTACCTAAGTTAACTACGTTAAAATTAGCCATTGCAACAGCCCATTGTCAGCATACATACACTAATAACTCGTTTCCTTTCCATCACAATTGGGTACTTGATTACAGTCAAATCAACTACTCTTAATGAAATGGCAagaacacattttagtatagaaatacggtgtagtgacgttATAGTTTCGTATTTTGGTCTGTATCAaatgagtatttaaaaaatgtttcagtctgtaataattacaattacaacGTTATTTgcgaaaaaaattatataagtagCCTGAGCATTtaagatgaaccttttacgagtacaagtttaatattttccaACACAGTCAAGTACCTAATTGTActtttcaattttcaatatgaaaataatttaggtATAAGTACACTTGTTTTTATCCACGGCTCTGCCACGAGAAATATGTATACGTAGTACGAAAAAATCTCCTTGAGGTTCAATTCTTACGAGTCAATTCTTAATGTTAATTTAAGTACCCTATTCAAGTAACGACTTTGCAATCGTTAACTGCCTAGGTGTCGCAGTTGGTTGAGCACTGCagttaatatttttcctttacataaatatatagacAACAGTACCCATATGAGCGTTATACGATGTAAGAGGACAATGGagaaattaatattgttgtcCTTTCGGTATTTTCTTTAAGGAAATATTGTGCGCCTACCATACTTAGGcaaaatagtatataataaaattgttcaagaATTTTAATGACTCCATTCATGACACGTAAGTACAAGTTATTTACAAGGAAAACATGTGTAAGAAGTACCTCCTAACAAAACTTTTGATTAGAGCACAACGGATATTCGGACGTAGCCTGCAGGCTTACTCCCGACTGTATCGAgtcgaaaatcaaattcgaCTGGTACGAacaaatgtcaaatcgtagttttaaatttcaaactagcgCGTGATCTGACTGGTTTAAAATGTGAATAATCTACACCAAACAATTCTATTAGTGTCACATTAAACCAGCGTGCACATATTTAGCcagtttgaaaattaaaactacgatttgacatttgtTCGAACCAATGGAAATTGATTTTCGACTGTTCGATACTGTCAGGAGTAAGCCTAATGGCTATCGAAAATACATACCCATAGACATTATCGGCCGGTACGAAGTTCTTCACGTGTCCAGCGATAGGATAAGCGAGCCCGTGACAGAGATGCACGCCAGCGTTGCCAATGCCCACTCCAGCCATTGTCGAAGCCAAGTGCATGTTGGATCGCGCCTCTACATCGTCAGGGTTTTGTACCGAACGCTTGAAGTATTTTTGCAGTACCTGTGAATTATGAAATCGATGTATAGTATCTATCTGCAGAgagtagtagtttttttatttaattgttcttttttttattaattatattgtacttaACTTTTTGTGTGATAGATATATttgagtaggtatattttaaaagaagatTAATAGAATTGCTACATTAACATAATATCTTTCCTAATACATTGCAAGTCATAAGAACCTACTAAACTAAAAGAACATGTCCTCTGTAAAGAACCATTATCAACAATAACTTGATTATAATACAATGTGGTtaaatttactaatttaatagAGGTCGTTAGCTAGAACAttatctgttactgtaaaaaaaCAGCCAATTGTATCAGACCAGTAGGTGTAAGACTCAAAAACCTTGTCTAGACAGCAGTCTAGTCAATTGATTACAAATTAACAACGAACCATGGCTAATTCAATTCATAATAGTAGCACAGAAAAAACCAAGCCTTGCCTCGACGGCTTACGAAACCTGTTTCACTAATTACACTATACATTGATCCGACAAGATGCCGTGAATTCTTTTTTGTGGATGATTAATCATTTGGAATTTTTGCGAATATGACGTGCGACCTCGTACGACATGTAATGACGAGCGTGGCAGACAAGTTTAAAAAGAATATGTCCGATTTTTACCTGAGTACACACTCCAGTATAAATCGGACATAATATATTCTgaattaagaatataaatttttaattggtTATGTTGTAACTTGCTCTCTTATAAGATACCTAGCTTTTCATTAGCGGCTTTGTCCGTATGGAAATTCACCACCTTTGGGAtggaattttcaaaaatcctttCATTGTGCTCCCCTACACTCTCCAAGGAATATACAAGCCAACAGCTTAttgcgttcagtagtttcggctgtgcgctGTTTGTCAGTCACTCAgaaacggaagagttttatgtaCAAGTGACGGATAGCCTATCCAGAAGATAAAGTAACGTTAAACGCATGTCGAAATGCTTCCTGATAATCTACTTAACGGATGATATGATGACgacgataataatt is a genomic window containing:
- the Gp150 gene encoding leucine-rich repeat domain-containing glycoprotein 150 — translated: MGARSRELVLLLAVCALALSEPVNKAADKKEDADNYLLQYDDLDAGDDQEVLYNENRPCPRDCICTVSQGYRTARCDRLEIGTQKFGDDITDLVIENADPKYPIQLTDFIFKKLGLHQVTTVKIVNSTIDFIGPNAFHGLPNLYAVNLSNDKLKILHSETFAHNKKLLLLTLSNNPLKFPAADSQDYFLNASSVQELDLSYCNMKYITANTFSNMPGLMYLNLAGNSLSNMDPDTFKKLLDLEELDLSDNDIKSLQDDIFSENNELATLHISRNPVDTVYGLQISDLLTLNAGQTKIRFVGPSMFNGMTYIANLNLSGNNIEKIHNQAFHKLVELNYLDLSYNDLDFISSILIKENIELDIFKISNNPKLKHLPAEGFQCSVDQFNIYLFDASNCGLQEIHDDSLKTFSALSVVNLANNEIKTIGPKVFTMCPKLVEINLSYNQLTTLDAKVFEKNNELGKLYLQGNPLKVLTAEVFVHTPMITYLDMSHAELTSLWKADKNRSATLLSNLTFLNVSHNRITEIKQTELDHLNKLNTLDISNNPLACSRDFENLMTWLSNRKVSPNAGGSSSIANLAWDKKDDDVQTYSWEFLTRKTCGTAMPHAVEPLQVSDEEIWERVDKDADGNFDLKSILDDGKIADDTKLDDYADDDDKDDADDDGDDASLDDDDDEDEDDGEDYDNDDDVNLSVKLIEKPTTAAKPAVVNTTEDPEIRKGVKIDIHLLENEESNEEDSNNFYLQESIEGEEHGRYDYLWPIAIAILGVLLLLIGIAKMVMMVCHKRSKQIRYNTIIAAMSQQNRTKKDCGLVYQQLTEDLVSPATPKLNRYTPLHSVTVNASNMSYESSPFHHSNIVPEAV